TATGAATGGCTCATCCGAGGCCACCTCAACGAAGCGAGTCAGATCGTCTTGCTGCTCCCTTGGGTCGATAAACGGATATTTGTGGTTATCGAACAGGCGGAAGAAGCGATCCAGTCGAACATCCATGCTCGAAGGCTGGATGAGTTCGATGTTCAGCGGGTCAAGGCCGATGCGGCCAGACTCGATCTGGGCGCGGATATCGCGATCTGATAGCAACATGTCAAAAGGTTATCGGTTAGCTTTGAACACATGAGCCAATCCGTCGACGCATTCCTCAGGTTTCAAGCCACGCTGCTCTCTAGAGTCGAGCATCGCGACGATGTGTTGGGCTTGGTCTTCTTGGGTAGTTCGGCAGCAACGGAGCGGGCTGACGAACACTCCGACCACGACTTCTTCCTGATTGTCAAAAAAGGCGTTGGCGAGAGCTATCGCAAGAACCTCGATTGGCTCCCAAACCACACCGATATTCTCTTGGCCCCGCGCGAGACAGCCCATGGACTCAAGATCGTTTATAAAGACCTCAGACTTTTAGAGTTTGCAGTTTTCGAAGATGATGAGCTTGAGCTCGCCTCAGCGAACGACTACGCGGTGGCCTTGGATAGATCAAACATTGCTGAGCGCATGGCCGCGATTGCCAAGCGATCGTTGCCAAGAGCCATTGACCCGCTTGCCGAATTTGAACTCTTATTGGCCCTGATTCAGATTGGGCTAGGTCGCTATCGCAGGGGCGAGGTGATTGCCGCTGAGCAACACCTCAAGAGCTATGCGGTTGAGAAGCTCATCAAGTTGATTCGGCACTACAAACCCGTCGCTCAATCCCGTGCCGATTCACTAAATGCCTTCAGGCGTTTCGAAAAGGATTACCCGAACCTGGCCTCAGACATCTCCGCTCTCCAGCTGCTTCCGGGCGATGAATGCGCGAGCGGATTATTGGACCTAGCAGCAGGTTTGCCAATTTCACCCGATGAGATAAATAAGCTCACCGCAATCAGAAAGGGACTTGGTATCTGATGTTGAAAGCTTCAATTGCCAGAGAGCGCTTCTATTTTGTTTTGGCCGCTGCTGGTCTAATCACCGCTTGGTGGCTAAATGCCCTCGCGGTCTTTGAAAATGCCGACTATCTGAAGGCTTGGTTTGGCTCCACCGTCGACCTGGTTCTATCGGTTGATCTAAGCATTGTGGCAATCACGGTTGCCGCCTGGATGATCTACGAATCCAGAAAACTCGGCATGAAGCGGGTCTGGCTCTACTTTCTAATTTCCTCAATCACGGCCCTTGCCTTCACCCTTCCGCTTTTCATGGCGTTTAGAGAGCGCAAACTTCGCGAGCAAAGACTCGCCTCAGGCAAGCTCGAGCGCTTTGAGTTTGATGACCACCTAGTTGATATCTGGTCTCCGAAAACGCTCAACTCCAAGACTCCGGTGTTGATAATGCACGATGGCCGAAACATTTTTGATGAGAAAGACTCCTTCACCGGCAAGACCTGGGAGGTGTTGACCGCGATCCGGGAAGAGGTTCGCGGAGAGCAGCCATTGGTAATCGCAGTCTGGGGACTGAGCGATGAGACCCGGTTGCGGGAACTTGCTCCGCAGGAGATCTTGGATGATCACCCAGAGTTCTGGGACGCACTCCCCGAGGACTTTAGGAAACTTCGCGGTCCAGGCTTTGCGGACTCCTACGTATCGCTGCTGTCTGATGCCATCTTGCCTTTTGCTCTTGAACGTTATTGCATTCAGCACAGCGCGGACCGCACAGCCGTGATGGGCGCTTCAATGGGTGGCCTGATCTCGTTCTACACCCTCGCCAAGCGACCAGGCATCTTCGGGACCGCAATTGGTTTTTCAACGCACTGGCCCTTTGGCGGTGAGGTCATGGTCGATGAACTGACCGCGATGCTGCCTCCAGCAGGTTCACACCGAATCTGGACTGACCGAGGTGATCTTGAGCTCGATGCGATGTATCGGCCTTATCACGAGCGGGCGATCGAGCGACTCACCGCTAAGGGCTACGCCTCAGACAAGGAGTTTGTGGCAGCGCACTACCCATACACCGGTCACCACGAGAGTTACTGGGCTAGAAGGGTGGCAGATGCTCTGAATTGGTGGCTTCAAGCTCCGGGTCGTAGCTAGCACCGGACATAAACCTGACCACATCTCTGTCAACCATCACATCTCGCATGGTGATTGCTCGGGTTAGGTAGAGGCCATCAAGCGATCTGACCCTGGAGAGTGCCACATAGGTTTGACCCGGAGAGAATGCTCCTCGACCCATATCGATTTGAACCTCGTCATAGGTTTGACCCTGTGACTTGTGAACAGTCACAGCCCAAGCCAGTCGCAGCGGGATCTGCTTAAATTCGGCCAAAGTGATCGGAACAAGAACCTCTTTGACCTTGCCGGTGGCCTCGTCGAAGTCTTCTTCGACCTCATAGCGAACCTTTTCCCAGGTTGCCGGTCCGACCTCAAACTCCTCACCATCAACTTCGACTACCACGAGTCCTGATTTTTTGAGGTCAACTACGTGTCCGATGGTGCCGTTTACCCATCGCTTACCACCGGTGCCATCGTCATTCTTGATGAACATCACCTGAGCCCCAACCTTTAGGTAGAGCTCGGTCTCGGCGGGCAAGACCCTACCGAAGGCATTTGAAGCACCCTCGGAATATGTGGCCCTGAAAAGCTTTGGTTCGGATGGAATCAAACTCATGCGCTGGGCATTGACCGAGTTCACGGTCTCGTTGATGGTGGCTAACTTGATTACATCGGGATGCGGGGGGAACCTATTCCCCGCGCGGTTTATGTGATCGAGCATCTCCTGGGTCACCGAACCATCGCGGATGGCATTCAAGATTTCTTTGAACTGCGAGTCCGACTGTCTAAAGATTTCACTGAGCTCAAAACGCTCTAAGCCCGCATCCCTAAAAACGTGAGCGTCAAAGAACCAGCCAGAGCGATAGTTCTCCTCCATATACGCGCGCTCCTGAGGATCACGCGGCGGCACCGGGGCCAGCTGATAAGGATCACCAAACATGACAACTTGAGCACCACCAAAAGGCAGGTTGCGCCTGCCCCTGGCAATTCTCAAGGCTCGATCAATCGCATCCATGAGATCAGCCGAAACCATCGAGACTTCGTCAATCACCAACATGTCCAACGCCTTGAGAACATCGCGAGTCCGGCGCGACAGGTGCTTGGCGATATCAACTTCACCCAAAAGTCCAAGTGGGAAGGTGAAGAGCGAATGAATCGTTACGCCGCCAACGTTCAAGGCCGCGACACCGGTTGGTGCACAAACCGCAAAGGATTTCTCGGTATTGGCTACCAGGTGGGAGAGCAGGGTGGACTTTCCAGTGCCAGCGCGGCCAGTCACGAATACGTGGGCATCGGTTTGTTCGATGTAGTCAAAGAGATTGCGCTGTTCTTCACTCAGTTCGATGATCATGAGCGCTCACTCAGTTTCTTTAGCATCTCGTTGTAGTCGGATAGGTCTTGGTTGCCGGTGCGATCAGAAGCCCGGTCTAGGCGCTTGCGCTCTCGATCATCTGAACGCGACCACTGAAACACCACATACAGCGTGATCAAGATAGTGGGGATCTCACCCACACCCCAGGCAAACGCTCCGCCAATTGCCTGATCGGAAAGTGGATCCTCGCCCCAGGTGCGTCCCATAGAACCAAACCAGTCGGCTAATAGCAGGCTCTTCTCATTCATCAACCCAAGCCCAAAGAAGGCGTGGAAGGCCATGGTGCCGATCAACAGCATTAGCTTGAGCGGATAACCGTGCTTGTGCGGTTGCGGGTCCACGCCGATCAAAGACTGAACAAACAGGTAACCGGTAATCAAAAAGTGCACGATCATCCACTGGTGACCTAGGTGCTGCTCAGTAGCCCACCTAAATGCCGGGGTGTAGTAGAACAACACCAGTGAGATAGCAAAGTTGAACCCTGCAAACAGCGGATGCGATAAGAACCATGCATATGGGGTGTGAACTGCCCACAGCACCCACTCACGAAGACCTCTCGAGCCATCTTTTCTGGCTGCCGCGACCCTGGAGAGAAGCGTTACAGGGGCACCCGGCACTAGAAGCACCGGCACAAACATCGATAGCAGCATGTGGCCAACCATGTGAACCGAGAACAGATACTCCTGGTAGGCGTTCGGGGCACCGTTGGTGACATAGAAAAGAAGCAGCATGCCGCCAAGCCAAGATGCAGTTCTACCCACTGACCACTTGTCACCACGGGCACGGAGCTTATAGACGCCAATTAGGTAAAGAGCGATACCAAAGCCGACAACGGTCGTCCAAAGTGGGTCGATGTCCCAAACTCGAATCCAGCTAAGTGGGGTCAGCTCCTCGGGGAGGGGATCTCCAGTGAGCAATTGAGCTGGAGTCGGTGGCACAAACTCAGCATCAGAAACCGGGGTGGGGGTCTTGGCCAAGGCTGTTCCCAAGCCGAACGCGAGCCCCATCACGAAAAGCTCGAAGGCAACCAGCCGCCAGAACCCGCTAGCTCGCTCAGCAAACTTTCCCGCAAGGATGATTCGGTGGCGAGCGCCGAAGGCGCCGAGCGCAATCAGCAAAACTGCCTTTCCGATCAGCATGAGCCCATATTCACTCAGCAAATCAGCTGGCTGGTAGAGCCTTATGTATCCCGATGTCAAACCCGATATCGCGACCAGAATGAAGCTAATGAGTGCCAACGTGGAGTAGCGACGGGTCAGCTCACCAGAGCGCTCTTGGTCTGAAAAGAAAACGGCATAGAGAGCAAACAACCCGCCCAACCACACCGATACCCCAACAAGGTGCATCAGCATCGAATTCACCGCAACCGCGTGACCGACATCGCTTGAGGCGTGCCCTGATTCCGCAAGCGGGTATAGCCCTGCAATTGCTAGCGCTGCGTTTATTGCGACCCAGAGCGGTGAGCTAAGGGCAATCGTGGTGAGGCTCAGCACCATTGCAAAGACCAGGTTCCAGGCCAACAGGACGCCGAGTTCGATCTGAGTGGCAAATAGCCAGAGCCCCTCGGAGAACTCAGGCCCGAATGACAGCTGTGTGCCAGAGGCCGAAAGATAAGTCAGCACAAAGTAGGCGAAGCCCGAAAGTAGCCAAAGCGATGCGCCCCAGGCGGCAACCGGTCGAATTTGATTTCGTTCTGCTTCGTTAGCCGAATAGGCCGAAAAGACCAGTGAACCGACCGTAACGGCCATGCTCAGATTCATAATCAGCTTGGCAAGCGGACTACCCCAACGAACCACCGGCCCGGGGTCTGAGAAGGGGAGTGGTTCGACGGCTCCGCCATACAACAGCGCTCCAAAGATGCTCAGAATCGCGCCAAGGGCGACTAGGGCGATCGTTAGCAGTGAGCGTCTAACCAGGTCTTTCGTCAATTACCTAAACCTCGGGAAAAACCTTGGAGTTTTGGCGGCATAGGCGGCATAGCCTGGGTACTTCTGCTTCAGCAGGTACTCCTCAAAATTGGCCTTGATGTAAAGCTGGATGTACAAGAAGATCCAGATGATGATCTGCGGCCAGTA
The genomic region above belongs to Aquiluna sp. KACHI24 and contains:
- a CDS encoding DUF2834 domain-containing protein; protein product: MLKASIARERFYFVLAAAGLITAWWLNALAVFENADYLKAWFGSTVDLVLSVDLSIVAITVAAWMIYESRKLGMKRVWLYFLISSITALAFTLPLFMAFRERKLREQRLASGKLERFEFDDHLVDIWSPKTLNSKTPVLIMHDGRNIFDEKDSFTGKTWEVLTAIREEVRGEQPLVIAVWGLSDETRLRELAPQEILDDHPEFWDALPEDFRKLRGPGFADSYVSLLSDAILPFALERYCIQHSADRTAVMGASMGGLISFYTLAKRPGIFGTAIGFSTHWPFGGEVMVDELTAMLPPAGSHRIWTDRGDLELDAMYRPYHERAIERLTAKGYASDKEFVAAHYPYTGHHESYWARRVADALNWWLQAPGRS
- a CDS encoding DEAD/DEAH box helicase; the protein is MIIELSEEQRNLFDYIEQTDAHVFVTGRAGTGKSTLLSHLVANTEKSFAVCAPTGVAALNVGGVTIHSLFTFPLGLLGEVDIAKHLSRRTRDVLKALDMLVIDEVSMVSADLMDAIDRALRIARGRRNLPFGGAQVVMFGDPYQLAPVPPRDPQERAYMEENYRSGWFFDAHVFRDAGLERFELSEIFRQSDSQFKEILNAIRDGSVTQEMLDHINRAGNRFPPHPDVIKLATINETVNSVNAQRMSLIPSEPKLFRATYSEGASNAFGRVLPAETELYLKVGAQVMFIKNDDGTGGKRWVNGTIGHVVDLKKSGLVVVEVDGEEFEVGPATWEKVRYEVEEDFDEATGKVKEVLVPITLAEFKQIPLRLAWAVTVHKSQGQTYDEVQIDMGRGAFSPGQTYVALSRVRSLDGLYLTRAITMRDVMVDRDVVRFMSGASYDPELEATNSEHLPPF
- a CDS encoding bifunctional copper resistance protein CopD/cytochrome c oxidase assembly protein, producing MTKDLVRRSLLTIALVALGAILSIFGALLYGGAVEPLPFSDPGPVVRWGSPLAKLIMNLSMAVTVGSLVFSAYSANEAERNQIRPVAAWGASLWLLSGFAYFVLTYLSASGTQLSFGPEFSEGLWLFATQIELGVLLAWNLVFAMVLSLTTIALSSPLWVAINAALAIAGLYPLAESGHASSDVGHAVAVNSMLMHLVGVSVWLGGLFALYAVFFSDQERSGELTRRYSTLALISFILVAISGLTSGYIRLYQPADLLSEYGLMLIGKAVLLIALGAFGARHRIILAGKFAERASGFWRLVAFELFVMGLAFGLGTALAKTPTPVSDAEFVPPTPAQLLTGDPLPEELTPLSWIRVWDIDPLWTTVVGFGIALYLIGVYKLRARGDKWSVGRTASWLGGMLLLFYVTNGAPNAYQEYLFSVHMVGHMLLSMFVPVLLVPGAPVTLLSRVAAARKDGSRGLREWVLWAVHTPYAWFLSHPLFAGFNFAISLVLFYYTPAFRWATEQHLGHQWMIVHFLITGYLFVQSLIGVDPQPHKHGYPLKLMLLIGTMAFHAFFGLGLMNEKSLLLADWFGSMGRTWGEDPLSDQAIGGAFAWGVGEIPTILITLYVVFQWSRSDDRERKRLDRASDRTGNQDLSDYNEMLKKLSERS